In the genome of Raphanus sativus cultivar WK10039 chromosome 9, ASM80110v3, whole genome shotgun sequence, the window TTTTAATGTATTTCAATTACTGTATCAAGTTGGGTTGAAGGAAGGATCAGCTTTCCTATATTGTGTGTTTCCAATTTGTTATTTTCCAATAATAATTGAGAAATCATGACTTTCATATCGATCACAAACCTAACACTAATCATAATTGCTTTAAATGGTATCTACACTTGTTGCGTTGATTTCCACCTCTCTCTGACTTCAACAATCACACGGAACGGTTCCATTAATACCACTAAGTTCAAGGAGTAAGAAACAACTCAGAACAAAGAGGCGATATGACACCAGAGAGTTGCAAAGTAATAGAATGACAGGAAATTGTCAAATTGAGTGTTTCTAGTTATTAGCTTATTCGTGATCATCTAgataggtaaaaaaaaaaaaaaaaaccttaggCTTTAGCAGCTCCTCCGGCTTTGACAAGATCTTGAAGAGACTTGAGAATCTGTGTCtcgctcatcccatccaagttTACACACCTCTCCACACCCATATCTGCCACGTAAGTGTGTACGCccaagaaaaaattaaaaaaaaattaacgaaCCAAAAAAAGATGAAGGTCACATTCTTCAACTAGCAATGAGCACATTCATGGTTACATACATTACAATTTCATCCAATGGTTACACACAACACAACAAACAATTCATGTAACTAACCAACACCAGTACTATGCACAACCCAAATACGCATAGTGGTTACACACTGTTACATTTTCATCGATAGCCAATGCCTTTAGCAGGTGAGAGtgcacatattaataaaatcaatgaGAGATTACCATATCTAGCCCACATCTGAGGCTGGATCCCACTACATTCTCGGATCAGGAAGGGAAACTTTGGGTTTAGAGACTTCAATTCTTTGTAATTCTTCTCCACGAACGTCCTGAAtcccaaaaccaaaacaaaattgaatcGTCCGATCGCATAGATTTGGTTTGATCAAACCGGAAAATGAAAGGTGGAGGAGAACCTGGTGGAAGCACTagcaggagaagattgacagaGAAGGATCCTGAGCTCTTTCAGAGACTTAGATATGTTTCCTCTCCATGCCATCCCTCTTCTCTTCACCCTTCAAAAATGCCGCAACACAGAATCAAAAATCTAGACGAGTGACCTGTGTGCTTAGATAATGAAATCATTAATTAGGCTCATTTAAGTGATCCTACTTAGTAGAAAAAGGTATCGGGCCAAAGCCCATTAATCTGAGTCCATTAAGTTAGGTTTAAACATGACTAGTTTACGACTAATTGCTTGTATGTGTTCATCGTTGTTTTCTCAGACATGGATTGTGTTCATCGTTGTTTTATGTTGATAGATCATCTATAACggtacaaaaaaatatttatgtaaatataagagtaatttcaaaaaaaaatatgtttaagagTATTGATTAAGAACTAAAACTTTGATTTGGTAACATTTTAggatattataataattatttccGTATCAAAAAGATAGAGCAAATCAACGTTTGTATAGTAGTATTAAATACACCCTCTAAGTTACAACTTTGAGTTACATTTCTCGGTAAATGTCACGTGACACTGTAATAACAAACCTACCTACCTGCAAGTATATTATCTAATTACGCATAATCGCTAATCTAATATTATCACAGACACAGAGATGTGTACACTGGAGAAACGTGGTCAACTTTTCTTGCTGACACTCACCGGCGACGGCGAACACCGTCTCAACCCCACCTTACTCGACAGCATCCGCTCCGCCATCTCACGAATCCGCTCCGATCCATCATCTCCACAATCAGTCCTCATCACAACCTCGCACGGAAAATTCTTCTCCAACGGCTACGATCTCGCCTTGGCCGAATCCGATCCTTCCCTCCGCGTCGCCATGGACTCCAAACTCCGATCCCTCGTCGCCGATCTCATCTCCCTCCCCATGCCGACCATCGCCGCCGTGACCGGCCACGCCTCCGCCGCGGGATTCGTTCTCGCGATGAGCCACGACTACGTGCTGATGCGCCGCGACAGAGGGTTCCTGTACATGAGCGAGATGGACATCGGGCTTGTGATCCCTGCGTGGTTTGTGGCGGTGGTGCGGGCGAAGATCGGTTCTCCGGCGGCGAGGAGGGATGTGGTGTTGACGGCGGAGAAAGTTACGGCGGAGAGGGGTTTGGAGATGGGGATCGTGGATTCTAGTTATGGCAGTGCGGCGGAGACGGTTGAAGGCGCCGTTAAGTTGGGAGAGGAGATAGTTAGACGGGGTGTTGATGGACACGTGT includes:
- the LOC108824206 gene encoding enoyl-CoA delta isomerase 1, peroxisomal codes for the protein MCTLEKRGQLFLLTLTGDGEHRLNPTLLDSIRSAISRIRSDPSSPQSVLITTSHGKFFSNGYDLALAESDPSLRVAMDSKLRSLVADLISLPMPTIAAVTGHASAAGFVLAMSHDYVLMRRDRGFLYMSEMDIGLVIPAWFVAVVRAKIGSPAARRDVVLTAEKVTAERGLEMGIVDSSYGSAAETVEGAVKLGEEIVRRGVDGHVYGRMRETLLKQVLHAIGSNESGSDRIQNSGSKP
- the LOC108825823 gene encoding NADH dehydrogenase [ubiquinone] 1 alpha subcomplex subunit 2 — translated: MAWRGNISKSLKELRILLCQSSPASASTRTFVEKNYKELKSLNPKFPFLIRECSGIQPQMWARYDMGVERCVNLDGMSETQILKSLQDLVKAGGAAKA